A window of the Acidimicrobiales bacterium genome harbors these coding sequences:
- a CDS encoding DUF6204 family protein, whose amino-acid sequence MTTIYRAVVRGQFADLDDAHRTELRAHAAEHDYFHSAFTKDGTFTYDEQVVSFNLRYELRFPSDADDASSAAAEQSALERAKRFLDAEGLGYKRLRANVTDMASMWRD is encoded by the coding sequence ATGACCACCATCTATCGAGCCGTCGTGCGAGGCCAGTTCGCCGACCTCGACGACGCCCACCGGACCGAGTTGCGGGCGCACGCGGCCGAGCACGACTACTTCCACTCGGCGTTCACCAAGGACGGCACCTTCACCTACGACGAGCAGGTCGTGTCGTTCAATCTCCGCTACGAGCTGCGCTTCCCATCCGACGCCGACGACGCCAGCTCGGCGGCCGCCGAGCAATCGGCACTCGAACGGGCCAAACGATTCCTCGATGCCGAGGGGCTCGGCTACAAACGGTTGCGGGCGAACGTCACCGACATGGCGTCGATGTGGCGAGACTGA
- a CDS encoding nitroreductase — protein MDFEQLVSQRRSTRGYKPDPVPQELMAEIVAIAKRAPSSMNTQPWNFHVVTGAPLEAIRKGNTERMLAGAAVDREIKMSGHGYQGVHRERQIEIAVQLFEAMGIERDDKERRQDWVMRGFRQFDAPVSVVVTIDAELADDTIAHFDCGAATYGLVLAATSKGLGCVINGQGIMQSSVVREHANIPENEVIMTCVAMGYPNDEFVANHVVSRRVPVDSDVSFVGFD, from the coding sequence ATGGACTTCGAACAGCTGGTTTCCCAACGTCGCAGCACCCGCGGGTACAAGCCCGATCCGGTGCCACAGGAGCTGATGGCCGAGATCGTCGCCATCGCCAAGCGGGCGCCGTCGTCGATGAACACCCAACCCTGGAACTTCCACGTGGTCACCGGTGCACCGCTGGAAGCGATCCGCAAGGGCAACACCGAGCGCATGTTGGCGGGTGCCGCCGTCGACCGTGAGATCAAGATGTCAGGCCACGGCTACCAGGGCGTCCACCGCGAGCGCCAGATCGAGATCGCCGTGCAACTGTTCGAGGCGATGGGCATCGAGCGCGACGACAAAGAGCGCCGGCAGGACTGGGTCATGCGCGGCTTCCGCCAGTTCGACGCGCCGGTGTCGGTCGTCGTCACGATCGACGCCGAGTTGGCCGACGACACCATTGCCCACTTCGACTGCGGCGCCGCCACCTACGGATTGGTGTTGGCCGCCACTTCCAAAGGCCTTGGCTGCGTGATCAACGGTCAAGGCATCATGCAGTCGTCAGTCGTGCGAGAACACGCCAACATCCCCGAGAACGAGGTGATCATGACCTGCGTCGCCATGGGGTATCCGAACGACGAGTTCGTGGCCAACCATGTGGTGTCACGGCGAGTGCCGGTCGACAGCGACGTCAGCTTCGTCGGTTTCGACTGA
- a CDS encoding 1-aminocyclopropane-1-carboxylate deaminase: MPLADFRREPLLFGPSPIHPLPRLSAALGGEVEIWAKREDCNSGIAFGGNKVRKLEYLAADALDTGCDTLVSIGGIQSNHTRQVTGVACHLGLKAVTVQEGWVDYNDMVYDKVGNIQLTRIMGGDVRVDPAGFDIGFRDSWKRALESVVEAGGTPYAIPAGASDHRLGGLGFANWAVEVEQQEAELDTFFDTIIVCTVTGSSHAGMIAGFAISDRPGRKVIGIDASGTLDQTVEQVTRIATNTAELIELGRPLRDDEITIISGYEGPAYGVPDAGTVEAIHLAARTEGMLTDPVYEGKSMAGLIGMIRSGEIPAGSRVLYCHLGGQPALPAYAGFPGLGSPERELSH; this comes from the coding sequence ATGCCACTCGCCGACTTCCGCCGCGAACCCCTCCTCTTCGGCCCCTCGCCGATCCACCCGCTCCCCCGACTGAGCGCCGCCCTCGGCGGCGAGGTCGAGATCTGGGCCAAGCGAGAGGACTGCAATTCGGGCATCGCCTTCGGTGGCAACAAGGTGCGCAAGCTCGAGTACCTCGCCGCCGATGCCCTCGACACCGGCTGCGACACGCTCGTGTCGATCGGCGGCATCCAGTCGAACCACACCCGCCAGGTCACCGGCGTCGCCTGCCACCTCGGGCTCAAGGCCGTGACCGTGCAGGAGGGATGGGTCGACTACAACGACATGGTCTACGACAAGGTGGGCAACATCCAGCTCACTCGGATCATGGGTGGCGACGTCCGGGTCGATCCCGCCGGCTTCGACATCGGCTTTCGCGACAGCTGGAAGCGCGCCCTCGAGTCGGTGGTCGAGGCCGGCGGCACGCCCTACGCCATTCCCGCCGGCGCCTCCGACCACCGACTCGGTGGCCTCGGCTTCGCGAACTGGGCGGTCGAGGTCGAACAGCAGGAAGCCGAACTCGACACGTTCTTCGACACCATCATCGTCTGCACCGTCACCGGCTCCAGCCACGCCGGCATGATCGCCGGGTTCGCCATCTCCGACCGACCCGGCCGAAAGGTCATCGGCATCGACGCATCGGGGACCCTCGACCAGACCGTCGAGCAGGTCACCCGGATCGCCACCAACACCGCCGAGCTGATCGAGCTCGGTCGACCGCTGCGCGACGACGAGATCACCATCATCAGCGGCTACGAGGGTCCGGCCTACGGCGTACCCGATGCCGGCACCGTCGAGGCCATCCACCTCGCCGCTCGTACCGAGGGCATGCTCACCGACCCCGTCTACGAGGGCAAGTCGATGGCCGGTCTCATCGGGATGATCCGCAGCGGCGAGATCCCCGCCGGCTCGCGCGTGCTCTACTGCCACCTCGGCGGTCAACCCGCGCTGCCGGCATACGCCGGTTTCCCGGGCCTCGGCTCCCCCGAGCGTGAACTCTCGCACTGA
- a CDS encoding GntR family transcriptional regulator encodes MSTVDLVQQAVMRDLVRGALSPGSWVRQDELAERLGVSKIPVREALQRLTALGLLRIEPNRGVVVPTLSADEAEENYSLRRAIEPVLLKRAMRAISIVDLAEAELALATGSVPTMSSTEQNWAFHRALYRASGWDRGLAMAEILHASVAPYVELYTDGLGGNDASQAEHRALLDAAREGNVRAANGLLLRHLDNAAAALLDYLDTDE; translated from the coding sequence ATGTCAACGGTCGACCTCGTCCAGCAGGCGGTGATGCGCGATCTGGTGCGAGGTGCGCTGTCGCCGGGTTCTTGGGTACGACAAGACGAGTTGGCCGAACGCCTCGGTGTCAGCAAGATCCCGGTTCGTGAGGCCTTACAGCGGTTGACGGCACTCGGTCTGCTGCGAATCGAGCCCAACCGCGGCGTCGTGGTGCCAACGCTCTCGGCCGACGAGGCAGAAGAGAACTACTCGCTGCGACGAGCGATTGAGCCCGTCCTGCTGAAGCGAGCGATGCGGGCAATCTCGATCGTCGACCTGGCCGAGGCCGAGCTCGCGCTCGCCACAGGATCGGTGCCGACGATGTCATCGACCGAGCAGAACTGGGCATTTCATCGTGCGTTGTATCGGGCATCGGGCTGGGATCGCGGCCTCGCCATGGCCGAGATCTTGCACGCCAGCGTTGCGCCGTATGTCGAGCTCTACACCGACGGACTCGGCGGCAACGACGCCTCCCAGGCCGAGCATCGAGCGCTGCTCGATGCCGCCCGTGAGGGAAATGTCAGAGCTGCGAACGGCCTCCTGCTGCGCCACCTCGACAATGCCGCCGCTGCCCTCCTCGATTACCTCGACACCGACGAATAG
- a CDS encoding dihydroorotate dehydrogenase-like protein, with amino-acid sequence MTDLTTTYLGLELAHPIVASSSPMTGSLESLLQLEAAGASAVVLPSLFEEQVEHDLDLLEHGASYGSSLSPESNDGYFPSLDTYNTGSDRYLDLLIEAKKALRIPVIASLNGTSDGGWVHYATELQDEGADAIELNVYHVAADPDLRAADMERRYLLLVESVRASIDIPLAVKIGPFFSSTGNMVRQLAEVGADGVVLFNRFYQPDIDLDTLEVVPNLVLSTPAEMRLVLRWMAILRGRVDVDLAATTGVHDADGVIKLILAGADVTMMASALLHHGPEHLTHVLAGVECWLGDHGYDSIDQARGSVSQANVPDPSAFERTNYMKTLVSYAPTS; translated from the coding sequence ATGACCGACCTCACCACCACCTACCTGGGCCTCGAACTGGCCCATCCCATCGTCGCCTCGTCGTCGCCGATGACCGGATCGCTCGAGTCACTCCTCCAGCTCGAAGCGGCGGGCGCATCGGCCGTCGTGTTGCCGTCGCTGTTCGAGGAACAGGTCGAGCACGACCTCGACCTGCTCGAGCATGGCGCCTCCTATGGCTCGTCGCTGAGCCCGGAGAGCAACGACGGCTACTTCCCGTCACTCGACACCTACAACACGGGCTCGGACCGTTACCTCGACCTGTTGATCGAGGCCAAGAAGGCGCTTCGTATCCCGGTCATCGCCAGCCTCAACGGCACCTCCGATGGTGGCTGGGTTCACTATGCGACCGAGCTCCAGGACGAAGGCGCCGACGCCATCGAGCTGAACGTGTACCACGTCGCGGCCGACCCCGACCTGCGAGCCGCCGACATGGAGCGCCGCTACCTGCTCCTCGTCGAGAGCGTTCGAGCGAGCATCGACATCCCCCTCGCAGTGAAGATCGGCCCCTTCTTCAGCTCGACCGGCAACATGGTGCGGCAGTTGGCCGAGGTTGGCGCCGACGGGGTCGTGCTGTTCAACCGCTTCTACCAGCCCGACATCGATCTCGACACGCTGGAGGTCGTGCCCAACCTGGTCCTCAGCACCCCGGCCGAGATGCGGCTAGTGCTGCGCTGGATGGCGATCCTGCGGGGCCGGGTCGATGTCGACCTCGCCGCCACCACCGGCGTGCACGACGCCGACGGCGTCATCAAACTCATCCTCGCCGGCGCCGACGTCACGATGATGGCGTCCGCCCTCCTCCACCACGGCCCTGAACACCTCACACACGTTCTCGCCGGGGTCGAGTGTTGGCTCGGTGACCACGGCTACGACTCGATCGACCAGGCTCGCGGCAGCGTCAGCCAGGCGAACGTTCCCGACCCGAGCGCCTTCGAGCGCACCAACTACATGAAGACGCTCGTCAGCTACGCACCGACCAGCTGA